CTTGTCAGATACCTGCTCTTGTCTTCCATGGGTAAAATCCTTCAGCATTTCTTAGAGCATTTACCTTTAGAATTGAGAAAACGGAACATCTCCTATTATAGACTCAGAGAACTTAAGAGATCCCCATGCTCTGATATAGTCTTAGCATGATCTCTAACAAGGCACCGTTACAGAGCATGAACCTTATGAAGATTAATTCATTTGAATTCTAAGTGTCTAGTTTATTTTGTAGCCGAGGACGAATGGAGGTTAATCACTATACCCTCTTTTATCTCTGCAGTGTTGGGAGCACAGTTATCTCTGTACCCGACTCAGCAATTCCTGTTTGTCGGAATTAGTGCTACGGCAAAGATCCCCTGTTCTTCCAAAGAAAAACTGGAAGGAGGTGGCATTTCAGTTTATTGGTACAGGAGAAGAGAAGGCGAGGGGCCCACCTGCATCAAGAAATGCTTAAATGATCAAAATGTAAGTAAGTTTGCCTGCAAACCCGAGACACGCGGCATGACACTGGAAATCTACAACGTCCAGCAGAGCGAGTCTGGTGACTATTACTGTGCTGTTAAAACCAGCAGCTATCTGATTTTCGGCAATGGATCCACACTGATTGTTGGAGGTAAGGAAAGATAATGGTGTAACGCAAGGGGAAAAGTGATCGGCAATGctgagatgttaaaaaaaaaccctggaaaATGGAACACCATAATACCATTTTCAAAGCTGAAATGGCTGAAAAGGGGAAACTAAGCTGAAAAATGACAACTAAACAGAGCTGCTAAGAAGCCGATTTTGCAGTTTTGGGGGattcaattaaaaatgttcaAAGGTCAAAGATGACAGggtttattttaaagaataataaacCCACCTAGCACACACCTTGTGCTTTccaccagtagatctcaaagcattttagtcTTACTCTCATCACTATTTATAGCTGCCAGACTGGGGATGCTTTTGACCTAACAGTCATGAATGCATTTAGCCaaatttctccttttctttttgcagAATGTTTTACTTTGAATCAATCCCCATCTCATGAGATGAACATTCCTAAAATCCAGTCAGTTAAACCCGTGTAattgtattgacttcagtggaagtgtaCAATTGTAACAAAGTAAAATCGGTGCCCTTAATTAGATAATAAACAGCCGGCGGGTCTGTTGTGAGTCAGACACAGGATGGAACAATAAATTCTCTGCTCTATTCTGCTCAGACAGCTACACCACCAGCAGCTGGGTTTTGCTTCTGGCTCCATCTCTCCCTGATCTCATCTCCACTGGGACGGTTGATCTGGCTTGCCTTGTCCATGGAGTTTCCAACCCAGTCCAGATTTCCTGGAATATTTCTGGGGATTGGCAGGAACAAGCACTAATGCGATCACTGAAAGCAAAGGATGGATCCTTAATGCTCATAAGTCACATTAGCATCCCGAAGGATGCCTGGACCAGTGCGAAAATTCTCACCTGTGAAGTCAAATTCAACTCTTCTGGCAACAGTGTGAAGAAAAGTGCCAGGTATATTGAACGTGAGTGATTTAATATTTGCTTCTGGAGTTAGAGGGGAGTAAGATCTAAGCTATAGCCATGGGACGCGCTCTCAGTCAAAGCTGCTTTGaaatgataaattaaaaaaataaatattttgtcatCACGGAAAGCTGGAATGTATGAACCTTTCAGTTAATTAGGTGCCGAGAGACTTGCAAGGAACTTTGAGAAGGGAAAGAAGAGGCAGTGCAAGAAAACGCCACTCTTCtttctgaggccatgtctacactaggagtgcttTACTGGTGTCGAAATAGCAGTTTGCTatatgggatagctcagtggtttgagcattggcctgctaaacccagggttgtgagttcaatccttgagggggccacttagggatctggggcaaaatcagtacttggtcctgctagtgaaggcagggagctggactcgatgacctttcaaggtcccttccagttctaggagataggataggatactGGCAAAGTGCTTCCGATGTGGGTGCAGCTACACCAGGAAAGCTGTGCTTTTTACTGGTCTAGCAAAGCCACTCCCACGAGGGAAATAGGCGGCACTGGTAAAAGCCTACAGCAGGAGCACCTGTCAGTGagggatcacacctcttcacatCTCGACGGGAGTAGTTAGGTCGGCAAAAGTCTGTAGTGGCCTGAACCAATGTGCACAAAAAGCCCATGTGTGAAGTATGTTCCATGGTGAAATAGTACCAAATATCCCTGGGAGAGGTGCTCTCATGGGGCACAGAAGGGAGAGGAGTGGCAGAAGCTGCAGAGTAGGTTCTGGGAACAGGCTAAATCACTGACCCAAGGGAATATTATTCATTGGCCTGATGAAAAGGGAGA
Above is a window of Chrysemys picta bellii isolate R12L10 chromosome 20, ASM1138683v2, whole genome shotgun sequence DNA encoding:
- the LOC135976922 gene encoding immunoglobulin kappa light chain-like isoform X2, translating into MPLVRYLLLSSMVLGAQLSLYPTQQFLFVGISATAKIPCSSKEKLEGGGISVYWYRRREGEGPTCIKKCLNDQNVSKFACKPETRGMTLEIYNVQQSESGDYYCAVKTSSYLIFGNGSTLIVGDSYTTSSWVLLLAPSLPDLISTGTVDLACLVHGVSNPVQISWNISGDWQEQALMRSLKAKDGSLMLISHISIPKDAWTSAKILTCEVKFNSSGNSVKKSARYIERFDNGCFQYAVPLAVGGALVLLMVSLSLVWICCPSTRGFQACRSAPPAPEEHQDGLVYCQLDFDSRQRGRSTMERPARGKSEKS
- the LOC135976922 gene encoding immunoglobulin kappa light chain-like isoform X1: MFRVTSERQKRKVLGAQLSLYPTQQFLFVGISATAKIPCSSKEKLEGGGISVYWYRRREGEGPTCIKKCLNDQNVSKFACKPETRGMTLEIYNVQQSESGDYYCAVKTSSYLIFGNGSTLIVGDSYTTSSWVLLLAPSLPDLISTGTVDLACLVHGVSNPVQISWNISGDWQEQALMRSLKAKDGSLMLISHISIPKDAWTSAKILTCEVKFNSSGNSVKKSARYIERFDNGCFQYAVPLAVGGALVLLMVSLSLVWICCPSTRGFQACRSAPPAPEEHQDGLVYCQLDFDSRQRGRSTMERPARGKSEKS